The Eleutherodactylus coqui strain aEleCoq1 chromosome 13, aEleCoq1.hap1, whole genome shotgun sequence genome includes a window with the following:
- the FITM2 gene encoding acyl-coenzyme A diphosphatase FITM2 — MELLEVYASRIRRRCFNETARRHAAWALALMSLVGSLLKEQWPLPDSYFNNKKNILNVYFVKVSWGWTFLFLLPFIALTTYVATRSLSAVFRRLGALLVGTAIWFSCTRVFMIVENATGACYNSSTVLEIVAEHTDKRSCITGGFFWDGFDISGHSFLLPYCTLMILEEAAVAHFVRFEKPWQKHLINALTLSLAFLFFVWIFMFFCTAVYFHDFSQKLLGTSCGILGWYITYKRWYLTPYSPGLPPRSTTKEGKRGYSK, encoded by the exons ATGGAGCTCCTGGAGGTGTACGCTTCGCGGATTCGGAGAAGGTGCTTCAATGAGACGGCCCGCAGACACGCCGCCTGGGCGCTGGCGCTCATGTCGCTCGTTGGCTCCCTGCTGAAGGAGCAATGGCCGCTGCCGGACTCCTACTTCAATAACAAGAAGAACATCTTGAACGT GTACTTTGTGAAGGTCTCCTGGGGATGGACGTTCCTCTTTCTCTTGCCTTTCATTGCCTTGACCACCTATGTCGCCACAAGGAGCCTGAGCGCAGTTTTCCGCCGACTGGGCGCCCTCTTGGTAGGAACCGCGATCtggttttcctgcacgcgggtCTTCATGATTGTTGAGAACGCCACGGGCGCTTGTTACAACTCCTCGACGGTGCTGGAGATCGTAGCGGAGCACACGGATAAGCGGTCGTGTATCACCGGCGGATTCTTCTGGGACGGCTTCGATATCTCGGGCCACTCCTTCCTGCTGCCGTACTGCACCCTGATGATCCTGGAGGAGGCCGCCGTCGCCCACTTTGTCCGCTTTGAGAAGCCCTGGCAGAAGCATCTCATCAACGCCCTGACTCTGTCGCTAGCCTTTCTGTTTTTCGTGTggattttcatgtttttttgtaCCGCTGTTTATTTTCACGACTTCTCACAAAAACTCCTGGGAACGAGTTGTGGCATCCTGGGGTGGTACATCACCTACAAGCGGTGGTACCTGACGCCATACTCCCCGGGACTCCCACCGAGATCCACCACCAAAGAGGGGAAGCGAGGCTACAGCAAATAG